The genome window AAGGCCGCCTGCAGCAGGTGCAGACACCGCGCACCACGCCCGGTCCGTCGTTGATCCAGCATGATTGAAACGCCAGCCAACATCCTACCAGGCCCGTTCGATGCTTCGCCGCTGCCAGAGGAACTCGAACATGTTGCCCTCGTGCGGCTGGTCCCATGAGATCTTCATGGTGGACACCGGACCAATGTTCAGGCGCTCGATGTGCGGATAGGCCTCGAGCTCCGCGATGAATCCGGGCTCCTTCGTGATCGCGGAACAGGCGAGCGTGTACCCAATTCGGGACAACATCTCCGGTTGAGGGCAGGTAACGACGCTGGCGTACGGACAGAGGAACTCGCGATTGGCCAGCGGATGATCGAAGGAGTCGCAGCGGACGATGGTCGGCCGCAGGTACGTGCCGCCCTCGAAGACCGTCCGTCGGGGCCCGTCACGATATACGGCGGTGGCCTCAACCGCTCCCGGGGTTTTGAACCCCTCCTCGATCTGCCCCTCGATGAAGTCGGCCATCTTTGGATTCGCAAAGCCGGAGAGGCGCGCGTGCTCGTCGTCCGGCCGGGTGGGCTGAACCGGACCCAGCCGTTGCGCGAGGGCGTCGGCGATTTCCGCACCGAACCGGGGCACCACCACGGCACTGGCATTGATGCAGGAACGCCCGCCATTGTCGGCAATCGCCGAGGCGATCACCTCCACGTATTCCGGCCAGTTCCCGATGCAATCCTCGCCGATGAGAAATTTGCTCCAGCCCGGACCATGGATCTGGATGGCCGGGTTGTTTGCGTACTGTGCCGTGGTGGATTTGTCGCCAAAGATCAGCGCGCGACCGCACGCATTGAGGATGGTTGCCGCACCGTCATGATCCGTCGGATAAAACCCGAAGGCTTCGGCGGGAACTCCGGCGGCGATGAACGCCTGGATCAGCCGGTAGGGCGTCCACGGTTCCTCACGGCCCGGCTTGATGACCACCGGGGTCTTCAGGGCGATCGCGGGCAGCCAGAGCGAATTCACGGCGGGCGAGTTGCTGGGCATGACCAGGCCCAGGGCCTGGCAGGTGGGAAAAAAGCTCAGCTTGGTTCCGAACTGTTCTCCGTAGCCCCGGTCGAGAATGGTGAAGTCCAGGCCTCGGGACAATCCGTTCAGGACTTCGCCCAGATGGGTCAGCGCGTAGTGGATCTTGGCCATGTTGCGCCGGACCATCACGTGGGGAAGCCCCGACGTACGGCTGAGGGTATCCACATACTGGTCGGCAGACTGGGTGTGCCCGCGGTCCCCCAGCGCAAGTGTCCCGTTGAGGAACAGATCACCGGCCCGCGCCGAGAGCTCCCGAAGTTCGCTGACGGAGTGTCGGCGCAACGCACCGCGCGCACCCGCGAGCCTGCCCAGATCCCGCTTCACCACACCCCCGTTCACCTGCGACACCAGGGCCATCACATTGCCCGTCCGATGGTCTCGGATCTCGACCTTTTCCAACGAATCGTATGGGCGCCCAAGGCGAAGCGCCGGGAGGTGCGGAATGGAGTCACTCATGTGCAGATCAACCCTGCCAAACTGGTACGCCTGCGTAGTAATGGCAACCCGGAGTTTTGAGGTTTCGCGGATCCGCTGCTACCAACGGGGCGACATGACGTCCTCGCTCGATGCCGACCTCCTGCAGCGGCTGGAGGTCCTGGAAGCCGCCGGGCTGCGCCGGGTCCGCCGGCCGATGGACTCGCCGACGGGACGGGAGGTGGTGGTGGCGGGGCGGCGGTTGATTCAGTTTGCGTCCAATGACTACCTCGGGCTGGCCACCCATCCCGCGGTGGTCGAGGCGGCCGCGCAGGCGGCGCGTGATTTCGGGGCCGGCAGCGGCGCCTCCCGGCTCCTTGGAGGTTCCCTGAGGCTCCACCACGTGCTGGAAGAGGCGCTCGCGGACTGGAAAGGCACCGGGGCGGCACTGACCTTTTCCAGCGGCTACGCTGCCGCCTTGGGCGTCATCCCGGCGCTCGTCTCCGCCCAGGACGTCATCATGCTCGACCGCAGGGTCCATGCGTGTTGTGTGGATGCGGCCCGGATGAGTGGTGCTGCCCTGAGGGTGTTTCGGCACAACGACCCCGACCATCTGGACTCGCTGCTCCGATGGGCACGGCGACGTCCGGGCACACATCGAATTCTCATTGTCACGGAAAGCGTCTTCTCGATGGATGGCGATCGTGCACCGCTGGAGGCTCTCGTCCGTCTGAAGGAACAGCATGGAGCCTGGCTGATGCTGGATGAGGCGCATGCCGCAGGGCTTCTGGGTGACCGGCGCAGCGGCCTGTCCGAAGCCTGCGGAGTCTCCGGGAATGTGGAGATCCATTTTGGGACCCTGGGCAAGGCCCTGGGCGCCGCCGGCGGGTATGTCTGCGGCTCGCGCACTCTCGTGGACCATCTCGTCAACCGGGCGCGCAGCCTGATTTTCTCGACGGCACCGGTGCCCGCGGCCGCCGGCGCGGCGCGGGAGGCCCTGCGTGTGGTCCAGAGCACCGGGGGGCGCGAGCGGTGCGAGACCCTCTGGAATCGCCAGCGCGATCTGATCGAACGATGCCCCGGGCTGTCCTCTTCGAGCGCCATTGTTCCGGTGCCGGCCGGCGACGAAAGGCTGGCAACCTCATGGTCGGAAAATCTCTTGGCGGAGGGCCTCGCGGTGCCGGCCATCCGGTATCCAACCGTGGGCCGGCGCCAGGCGCGGTTGCGGGTCAGCCTCACCGCATCGCACCAGCCGTCCGACATCCACCGGCTTGCCACGGCCCTCAACCTTCTCCGTTCTCCCGTCTGAGCTCATTGCCGTGCACCCGATCGCCCGCCTGGATCACCGATACGTCTGGCATCCGTTTACCCAGATGCGCGACTGGCTCCGCGAGGAGCCGTGCATCCCCGTCTCCGGCCGCGGCGCGGTGTTGCGCGATGTCAGGGGTCGCCGCTACCTGGACGCCAATGCGTCCATCTGGACCAACCTCCACGGCCACGCCCATCCCGGAATCAACGCCGCCCTTCGGCGCCAACTGGCCCGGGTGGCCCATGTGTCGGCACTGGGATTGGCCAACGAACCCGCGAGCCGCCTCGCCGCCCGGCTCGTCCGCGCCGCCAACCCGCGCCGTTCGCTGCAACCGCGGCTTCAGAAGGTTTTTTACTCGGACGACGGATCCACAGCCATCGAGGTGGCGCTCAAGATGGCGTACGAAGTGGTCCGAAGAACGCGGGGACCGCGCTCTCGCCCGCGCTTTCTGAGCCTGCAGCATGCGTACCACGGCGATACCGTCGGAGCGGCCTCCCTCGGACACATCGCCCGCTTTCGAGGTGCCTTCTCCGGGCTGCAGTTCCGGACCGATGCCGTAATGTCGCCTTATTGCTACCGCTGTCCCCACAATCGCGCCGCGCCTGCACGGGCCGATGCACGCGACACCCGCAGTTGTCGTTGGGAATGCGTGGATGCCGTCGCCACCCGGTTGGATGCGGCCCGTCGGCGGGGGGCGCCGTATGCCGGATTTGTTGTTGAGCCCGGAATCCAGGGAGCCGCGGGAATGATCGCACAGCCCGAGGGCTGGCTCAGGCGCACCGCCGACCTGGTCCGCGACCATGGCGCCCTCCTGGTGGCTGACGAAGTGATGACCGGATTCGGCCGCGCCTGCCGGGCGATCCCGCGGTCCCCGGGACGGCCGCGCCTTTTTGCCATCCATGAGGCCTCCGTGCAGCCCGATTTCCTGTGCCTCGCCAAGGGGATGACCGGAGGCTATCTCCCGATGGCCGCCACGCTGACCACCCAGGCGGTTTTCGAGGCGTTTCTTGGGGATTACACCGAGTTCAAAACCTTCTTCCACGGTCACAGCTTCACCGGCAACCCGCTCGGAGCTGCCGCGGCGCTTGCAAGTCTCGACCTGCTGGAGTCCCGGGCTTCGTTGGAGGACAGGGCCCGGCTGGAGGCCGCGCTCCGCTCCGAACTGCCCGCACTGTGGTCGTTGCCTGCAGTGGGCGACATCCGGCAGGCGGGCACTGTCGTCGGGGTGGAACTGGTTCGCGACTGGAGGCGCCGCACGCCCTGGGATCTCCGGGAACGGGCCGGGATCCGCGTCTGCGAGGCGATGGCACGCCGGGGAGTGCTCACCCGACCGATCGGCAATGTGGTGGTCCTGATGCCGCCGTACTGCACAACTCCGCGGCAGGTGAGGACCGTCGTCAACGCGCTTGGCGGGGCGATAGAGGAGGTCCTTGGCGAGTCAGCCTGATGGCTTTGCGAGGAGGGATCCGAGAGCCTCGACCACCCGACGGGCCATGGCGGCGTCCGAGTATCGGGCCATCACCACCTGCCGGCCGGCATCCCCGAGATCGCGAAGCCGGCCGGGCGCGGCGACGAGTGGCTCCAGGGCCGCGGCCAATCCGGTTGCCGTATTGGCCCCGTAGAGCACGCCTCCCCCGGTGTCGCCCAAGATCTCGGGGAATGCCGCCACCGCAGGTTGAACCAGCGGGGTACCGGCGGCCATGGACTCGATCATGTAAAGCCCAAACGCCTCGCTCATCCGCGCGGGGACGCATAGGACGTCGCAGTCCGCATAGAATGCGATCTTCCCCTCCCGGCTGACATTGGGATGGAAGGTGACCGCCCCTCCCAGTCCCACAGCCTCCAGCCGGGTGCGAAGGGCCGACACGTAGGATTCATCCCCTGGACCGCATCC of Verrucomicrobiia bacterium contains these proteins:
- a CDS encoding aldehyde dehydrogenase produces the protein MSDSIPHLPALRLGRPYDSLEKVEIRDHRTGNVMALVSQVNGGVVKRDLGRLAGARGALRRHSVSELRELSARAGDLFLNGTLALGDRGHTQSADQYVDTLSRTSGLPHVMVRRNMAKIHYALTHLGEVLNGLSRGLDFTILDRGYGEQFGTKLSFFPTCQALGLVMPSNSPAVNSLWLPAIALKTPVVIKPGREEPWTPYRLIQAFIAAGVPAEAFGFYPTDHDGAATILNACGRALIFGDKSTTAQYANNPAIQIHGPGWSKFLIGEDCIGNWPEYVEVIASAIADNGGRSCINASAVVVPRFGAEIADALAQRLGPVQPTRPDDEHARLSGFANPKMADFIEGQIEEGFKTPGAVEATAVYRDGPRRTVFEGGTYLRPTIVRCDSFDHPLANREFLCPYASVVTCPQPEMLSRIGYTLACSAITKEPGFIAELEAYPHIERLNIGPVSTMKISWDQPHEGNMFEFLWQRRSIERAW
- a CDS encoding 8-amino-7-oxononanoate synthase, with the protein product MTSSLDADLLQRLEVLEAAGLRRVRRPMDSPTGREVVVAGRRLIQFASNDYLGLATHPAVVEAAAQAARDFGAGSGASRLLGGSLRLHHVLEEALADWKGTGAALTFSSGYAAALGVIPALVSAQDVIMLDRRVHACCVDAARMSGAALRVFRHNDPDHLDSLLRWARRRPGTHRILIVTESVFSMDGDRAPLEALVRLKEQHGAWLMLDEAHAAGLLGDRRSGLSEACGVSGNVEIHFGTLGKALGAAGGYVCGSRTLVDHLVNRARSLIFSTAPVPAAAGAAREALRVVQSTGGRERCETLWNRQRDLIERCPGLSSSSAIVPVPAGDERLATSWSENLLAEGLAVPAIRYPTVGRRQARLRVSLTASHQPSDIHRLATALNLLRSPV
- the bioA gene encoding adenosylmethionine--8-amino-7-oxononanoate transaminase translates to MHPIARLDHRYVWHPFTQMRDWLREEPCIPVSGRGAVLRDVRGRRYLDANASIWTNLHGHAHPGINAALRRQLARVAHVSALGLANEPASRLAARLVRAANPRRSLQPRLQKVFYSDDGSTAIEVALKMAYEVVRRTRGPRSRPRFLSLQHAYHGDTVGAASLGHIARFRGAFSGLQFRTDAVMSPYCYRCPHNRAAPARADARDTRSCRWECVDAVATRLDAARRRGAPYAGFVVEPGIQGAAGMIAQPEGWLRRTADLVRDHGALLVADEVMTGFGRACRAIPRSPGRPRLFAIHEASVQPDFLCLAKGMTGGYLPMAATLTTQAVFEAFLGDYTEFKTFFHGHSFTGNPLGAAAALASLDLLESRASLEDRARLEAALRSELPALWSLPAVGDIRQAGTVVGVELVRDWRRRTPWDLRERAGIRVCEAMARRGVLTRPIGNVVVLMPPYCTTPRQVRTVVNALGGAIEEVLGESA